CCCCGGCCGGGATCAGCGCCAGGCAGAGCAGCCACCAGTGCGCGCCGCCCAACCCGACCGGGATGGTGCAGAGCGCGAGCGCGGCGGTGAGGATCAGCGGAGAGAGCGAGCGGTGCACCGCCCCGTAGGCGAAGCCGCCGGCCAGGGAGGCGACCGCCCAGCCGGCCAGCACGGCACCGGTCCAGCTGGCCTCGCCGCTGGCCCGCAGGACCGCGACCACCGCGACGTCGGTGCCGCCGAGCACCAGGGTGGCGGCGGCGCTGAGCGCCAGTACGGCGAGCAGCCGGGGCGTCAGCCACTCCCGGCGAGGCACGTGAGGCCGCGGGCCGGAGGGCTCGGCGGCACTGCGGATCGGTGGGTTCACCAGCCACAGGGCGATCCCGGCGGCGACGATGCCGCCGCCGACGAGGTACATGGTGGTCTGCGCCGAGATCGCGGTGACCAGGGCCACCGCCAACGCGGGGCCGATCATGAAGGACAGTTCGACGGACATGGAGTCCAGCGCGTACGCCGGCCGCCGTTGATCTTCCGGAACCAGCGCGGCGATCGACTGGCGGACGACCGAGAAGATGGGCAGAGCCAGCGAGCCGGCCACGAAGGCGGTCGGCAGCAGCAGGGGGTACGACAACGACGGCGCGGTGGTCCAGAACACCGCCTCGGCGATGCCGGTGAGCACCAGCACCGGACGCAGGCCACGCCTGTCGACCAGGCGGCCGAGCAGCGGGCCACCGATCGCCGCGCCTACCGTGACCGCGGCGCCCACCAGGCCGGCCGCGCCGTAGCCCCGGTCGAGATCGAGCACGACGTGGAAGGTCAGCGTGACGCCTGTCGCCGTGAGCGGGATGCGGGCCAGGACGGCGACCAGCAGCAGCGACCGCAGGCCGGGCAGGGCGAGGGCTGTCCGGTAAGGCTTCAGGTTCATGTTGGTCCGTACCTCCGGCGACATCCTCGGCGGGGGGCGGACCGTTGGCCAACCAATTACCGCCTCATGCGGCCCTGATCACAGGTTCGCCGTGCAGGATCACGCCGGCGCCGTCCATCGCCCGCAACGCCACGTCTGTGGTCTCCGAAGCGACCGCGGCGGTCAGCTCCAGCAGGACGGTGGTGGCGAAGCCCTCCCGGGCGGCGTCGAGCGCGGTGGCGCGGACGCAGTGGTCGGTGGCGATACCGACCACGTCGACCCGGTCCACGTCGTGCCGACGCAGCCAGTCGGCCAGGCACTCGCCGTCGTCGGCGTGCCCCTCGAACCCGGAGTACGCCGCCGCGTGCTCACCCTTGTGGAAGATCGCCTCGACCCGCCCGGTCTCCAGCTCCGGGTGGAACTCCGAGCCGCTGGTGCCGACCACGCAGTGCCGGGGCCACGACTCCACGAAGTCCGGCGGATCGCCGAAGTGTGCGCCCGGGTCGATGTGGTAATCCTTCGTGGCGACCACGTGCTGCCACCGGTCCGGCTCGACGGCGAGCAGCCGGGAGATCCCGGCGGCGACTCCGGCGCCACCCGGGACGGCCAGCGAGCCGCCCTCGCAGAAGTCGTTCTGCACGTCCACGATGATCAGCGCGTCGGCCATCGGGATCTGCCTCTCGGGTCGGGTTGGCGGAGGGGGTCAGGCGGCGGGCACGACAGTGACCGGCACGGCCGGGTCGCCGGCGGAGAGCTTCAACCCCTCCCACGGGATGGAGATGAGGCACTCGCGCAGGTGCTCCCGGGACTCGTCGAGGGTGGGCAGACCCACGGGTTCGCCGTCGATCACGTACGAGCGCTGGAGCAGCCGGTCGTTGGCCTGCCGGTCGGGCACGCCCTGCGGGACGATGATCTCCTCCGTGGCGGTGCCTGTCGGCTTGTGCCGGCGGACCGCGACCTTCCGCCCGCCGATGGTCGCCTTGTGCTCCGACCGCTTCACCACCGGGCGGCCCTCGACCTCGACGAGCTTGTAGACCAGCCCCGCGGTGGGTGCCCCGGAGCCGGTGACCACTGCAGTCCCCGCGCCGTACATGTCGACCGGCTCGGCGGCCAGCGCGGCGATCGAGTACTCGTCCAGGTCGCCCGAGACGATGATCTTCGTCTCGGTGGCGCCCAGCGAGTCCAGCAGTTCCCGGGACTGCTGCGCGATCACCGCGAGGTCACCCGAGTCGATCCGGATCGCCCGCAGCTCCGGCCCGGCCACCGCGATCGCGTTGCGAATGCCCTGGCTGATGTCGTACGTGTCGACAAGCAGCGTGGTGTCCTTGCCCAGCGTGGCCACCTGCGAGGCGAACGCCGCCCGCTCGTCGTCGTGCAGCAGGGTGAACGCGTGTGCCGCAGTGCCCGCCGTGGGGATGCCGTAGCGCTCCCCGGCGGCGAGGTTGGAGGTGAACCGGAAACCGGCCAGGTACGCGGCCCGTGCCGCCGCCACCGCCGCCTCCTCGTGTGCCCGGCGCGATCCCATCTCGATCAGCGCCCGGCCCCGGGCGGCGGTGACCATCCGCGCCGCGGCCGCGGCCACCGCGCAGTCGTGGTTGAGCACGGAGAGCGCCACCGTCTCCAGCACCACGCACTCGGCGAAGCCGCCGGAGACGGTCAGGATCGGCGAACCGGGGAAGAACAGCTCACCCTCGGCGTACCCGTCGATGTCGCCCGTGAAGCGGTAGTCGGTGAGCCAGGCCGCCGCCGCCTCGTCGACCACCCCGGTGCGGCGCAGGAAGTCGACCTCCGTCGGGTCGAACCGGAAGTCGCGGATCAGCTCGATGAGCCGCGCGGTGCCGGCGACGACGCCGTAGCGCCGGCCGCTGGGCAACCGACGGCTGAACACCTCGAAGACACAGCGGCGGTCGGCGGTGCCGTCCTTGAGTGCCGCGCTGACCATGGTCAGCTCGTAGTGGTCGGTCAGCAGCGCGGGGCGGAGGGTGCTCACCGCACCAGCCTAAGGTTCAGCCCGCGCCGCCGCCTTCGTGGCCCGGGATCGACCGCAGCGCGGCCCACAGCTCGGACCGGCCGGTCACGCCGAGCTTGGTGTAGATCCGCTGCAGGTGGTTCTCCACGGTGCGGGCGGAGAGGTAGAGCCGCTCGGCGATGGCCTTGCTCGTCGCGCCGTGCGCGGCGAGGCG
The DNA window shown above is from Micromonospora lupini and carries:
- a CDS encoding MFS transporter, whose protein sequence is MSPEVRTNMNLKPYRTALALPGLRSLLLVAVLARIPLTATGVTLTFHVVLDLDRGYGAAGLVGAAVTVGAAIGGPLLGRLVDRRGLRPVLVLTGIAEAVFWTTAPSLSYPLLLPTAFVAGSLALPIFSVVRQSIAALVPEDQRRPAYALDSMSVELSFMIGPALAVALVTAISAQTTMYLVGGGIVAAGIALWLVNPPIRSAAEPSGPRPHVPRREWLTPRLLAVLALSAAATLVLGGTDVAVVAVLRASGEASWTGAVLAGWAVASLAGGFAYGAVHRSLSPLILTAALALCTIPVGLGGAHWWLLCLALIPAGALCAPTIAASSDAVSRLAPAEVRGEAMGLHGSAVTVGIAVGAPLAGAVIDASAPLWGFVVTGALGALVTLAVLPGELRRRRDADVLASVSPTEPALAAATR
- a CDS encoding isochorismatase family protein; protein product: MADALIIVDVQNDFCEGGSLAVPGGAGVAAGISRLLAVEPDRWQHVVATKDYHIDPGAHFGDPPDFVESWPRHCVVGTSGSEFHPELETGRVEAIFHKGEHAAAYSGFEGHADDGECLADWLRRHDVDRVDVVGIATDHCVRATALDAAREGFATTVLLELTAAVASETTDVALRAMDGAGVILHGEPVIRAA
- a CDS encoding nicotinate phosphoribosyltransferase; its protein translation is MSTLRPALLTDHYELTMVSAALKDGTADRRCVFEVFSRRLPSGRRYGVVAGTARLIELIRDFRFDPTEVDFLRRTGVVDEAAAAWLTDYRFTGDIDGYAEGELFFPGSPILTVSGGFAECVVLETVALSVLNHDCAVAAAAARMVTAARGRALIEMGSRRAHEEAAVAAARAAYLAGFRFTSNLAAGERYGIPTAGTAAHAFTLLHDDERAAFASQVATLGKDTTLLVDTYDISQGIRNAIAVAGPELRAIRIDSGDLAVIAQQSRELLDSLGATETKIIVSGDLDEYSIAALAAEPVDMYGAGTAVVTGSGAPTAGLVYKLVEVEGRPVVKRSEHKATIGGRKVAVRRHKPTGTATEEIIVPQGVPDRQANDRLLQRSYVIDGEPVGLPTLDESREHLRECLISIPWEGLKLSAGDPAVPVTVVPAA